GAAATCCGGTGTTTTTTGCTTTTTTGCGGGAACCGGGAAACGATGGGGCACTGTCGTTGCCTATGTAATACTTTTACAGTCCTGGTTTAATGTTATCTAATTTTAAACTATATATTGATAGTTCGCGGTTTTTTAGATAAAATTATACTGTAGCAAGAGTTTGAATTACTTATTAATTCTATAATGGGAGGAGCAGGTATGGTTTATTACTTAGATGAAGAGGTTCTAATAAGAACAATGATTGAATCCGACCCTAAAGTTATTTGTAAGGAAGAAATAGCACAAGGGTGGCAGGCAAATGAAGAGAAGTATTTGAAGAGGTTGGCGGATAATGCTGCTGGTAAATCCATTGCACTTGTTGCGGAATATAAAGGTAACGTTGCTGGATATATCAATGTATATATCAATGCTTTATGGGGCTCTTTTGCAAAGATGGGATATTGTGAAATTGTTGATTTTGGTGTATTAGAAAAATACCGTTGCTATGGAATAGGTTCTAAACTTATGGACGCTGCTGAAAAAATTGCTTCAGAATATTCGGATACCGTTTATCTTGGTGTAGGCTTACACAGCGGATATGGCAGCGCTCAAAGAATGTACCATAAGCGAGGTTACATACCCGATGGAAAAGGTGTATGGTATAAAGATAAAATAGCAGAACCGCATAAAACTTATTGCAACGATGATGACTTAAATCTATATTTCAGCAAAAAATTAAGATAGCCATTATGAACGTTATTCGAAGGCTGCAGAATTGAAAATTGATGGTTAGTAAAGTTTATGATACACTGTAAAGCGGATTTCTCAGTTGAGTTAGGAGAATTAAATGATAAAATCGATATCTAATAGGCGCAGCATTCGAAAGTTTAAAGAAACAGCAATACCAAAAGAAATGGTTGAAGAGATTTTAAATGCAGGAAGGCTTGCGCCGTCGTCAAAGAATAGACAACCCTGGAAATTTACTGTTGTTAGCGGTCAATCAAAAAATGAAATGCTTTTGTCAATGAAACAAGGTCTATTACGAGAGAGAGAAGGCGTATCCCTGCTTCCTAACAGCAGGCAACATTTGGCGGCGGCTGAATATACTCTGGAAATTATGAAACAAGATCCGATAACAGTATTTGTAACCAATCCTCTGGGTATTGAATTATCGGATAGCCTTAATGAGGAAGATAGAATCTATGAAATCTGCAATGCTCAATCCATAGGTGCCGCCATGGAAAACATGACACTTACAGCTACAGAATTAGGTTTGGGAAGTTTATGGATTTGCGATATTTACTTTGCCTATGAGGAATTGAGCAGGTGGTTAGGTACAGAAGGTACCCTGGTCGCAGCTATGTCATTTGGACATCTAGATGAATGCCCCAGGCCGCGGCCGCGTAAAAGCATGGAAGATATAGTCGAGTGGAGAATGTAAATATAATTTTATAAAAAGATATCGAAGATAGTCACAGGACATGTCGAAGATTTATATCTTAAAGGTGTAATGGTCTAAATGACTACGACATAATAATCCATAGTGATTTGTACATACTGTGCCTCCTTTTTGAAAACGCCTGTCGGAATTTGTACGATGGGCGTTTTCTTGATTAACTTATTATATAGAAAATGACACTTATCCACAATGTTGTGGAAATAATTGTGGATTAACTGTTAATGTCTGAAAATACGACATAAAATTGCAAGTTATTACAGGGTTTCAGTCATTATTATACAAAGATCGGAAGACGAGGTAGGTGGAAAACAATGAAAATCTAATGAAAAGGATAGCAATGTCCATACAGGTGATATATAATTGTAGTATCAATATTAGGAGATTTTGGAGGTTTCATTGATATTATTTAACTGATCTAGGGACTTGAACAAAGAGCAGCGAGGAGACTAGGGTGAATAAGAGACAACTAAAGAAAAATATAAAAAAGGATAAATTAAATTCAGGTAAGAATGGTTTACCAGTAAGTACAATTTACCAAGTAAGTGGAAAACGTGATGAAAGTGGTATTCTATATTGTTTTGAAGTAAGAATGGTTCCGATGTTTGGACTTAAAAGGTTTTAC
This genomic stretch from Lacrimispora sphenoides harbors:
- a CDS encoding GNAT family N-acetyltransferase, producing the protein MVYYLDEEVLIRTMIESDPKVICKEEIAQGWQANEEKYLKRLADNAAGKSIALVAEYKGNVAGYINVYINALWGSFAKMGYCEIVDFGVLEKYRCYGIGSKLMDAAEKIASEYSDTVYLGVGLHSGYGSAQRMYHKRGYIPDGKGVWYKDKIAEPHKTYCNDDDLNLYFSKKLR